The proteins below come from a single Leptospirales bacterium genomic window:
- the obgE gene encoding GTPase ObgE: protein MKFVDEIEVRIRAGHGGPGCVSFLREKYRPHGGPDGGDGGRGGDFYLRADPSLQSLGHLRQARLYRAADGEAGSGLQCSGPAGQDAELRLPVGSAVYDAESGELLADLDRSEMRVLAARGGKGGLGNQHFASSVNQAPAYAQSGLPGEERRLLLKLKLLADVGLVGLPNAGKSTLLAAVSRSHPKIADYAFTTLIPNIGVVEGANFRRLLLADIPGIIEGASRGHGLGLSFLRHIERVRVIVYLIDIASLDHAAEIELLKNELRQYSAELLHRPALVVLNKCDLASYDPAFLAEIKTRVCRAELWSDAVQAVQAIAISALERRGVEALIEALFELLPESTLAEQALPGSSAQQDAPRQLTPAEAPALPLPHNSLLGEAEGE, encoded by the coding sequence ATGAAATTCGTAGACGAAATTGAAGTTCGCATCCGAGCCGGACACGGCGGGCCCGGTTGCGTTAGTTTTCTGCGCGAGAAGTACCGACCGCATGGCGGGCCTGACGGCGGCGACGGCGGGCGCGGCGGGGATTTCTATCTGCGCGCCGATCCCTCCCTGCAAAGTCTTGGCCATCTACGCCAGGCCCGGCTTTATCGCGCCGCGGACGGCGAAGCCGGATCCGGTCTGCAATGCAGCGGACCGGCCGGTCAGGACGCGGAACTGCGACTGCCTGTTGGCTCGGCGGTCTACGATGCCGAAAGCGGCGAGCTTCTGGCAGATCTGGATCGTAGCGAGATGCGCGTTCTGGCGGCGCGCGGCGGCAAAGGCGGCCTGGGCAACCAGCATTTTGCCAGCAGCGTCAATCAGGCCCCGGCCTACGCACAAAGCGGCCTGCCCGGCGAGGAACGTCGGCTGCTGTTGAAATTGAAACTACTGGCCGACGTTGGTCTGGTGGGGCTGCCCAACGCGGGGAAATCCACATTGCTGGCGGCAGTATCGCGAAGTCATCCAAAGATCGCCGACTACGCTTTCACCACGCTGATCCCCAATATCGGAGTGGTAGAGGGCGCCAATTTTCGTCGTTTGCTTCTGGCAGATATCCCGGGGATCATCGAGGGCGCCAGTCGCGGTCATGGCCTGGGGCTGTCTTTCTTGCGTCACATTGAGCGCGTGCGAGTGATCGTTTATTTGATCGATATTGCAAGTCTGGATCACGCCGCCGAAATTGAGCTGTTAAAAAACGAGCTGCGACAATACAGCGCGGAACTGCTCCATCGACCGGCGCTGGTCGTCCTGAATAAGTGCGATCTGGCGTCCTATGACCCGGCGTTTCTTGCAGAAATCAAGACACGAGTTTGCCGCGCCGAGCTCTGGTCGGACGCGGTGCAAGCAGTTCAGGCCATTGCAATTTCGGCGCTGGAGCGCCGCGGCGTTGAGGCGCTGATTGAGGCGCTTTTTGAACTCCTACCCGAATCAACGCTGGCGGAACAGGCGCTGCCCGGATCCTCGGCCCAGCAGGATGCGCCGCGGCAGCTTACGCCGGCTGAAGCCCCGGCCCTGCCTCTGCCGCACAATTCGCTGCTGGGCGAGGCGGAAGGGGAATAG
- a CDS encoding ribosomal-processing cysteine protease Prp, giving the protein MIEVCFQTHQGRAVALSMRGHAGLAAAGSDIVCAAASVLADNLAAGLERLCGVRLDRQAASGYLQLQIALEDSTPETELLFASAALGLRSVAAEHPLRVQVRTEGD; this is encoded by the coding sequence TTGATCGAGGTTTGCTTCCAGACCCATCAGGGGCGGGCGGTCGCGCTCAGTATGCGGGGCCATGCCGGTCTGGCGGCGGCAGGAAGCGATATCGTTTGCGCGGCAGCATCGGTCCTGGCTGACAATCTGGCGGCCGGCTTAGAGCGCCTCTGTGGCGTCCGGCTGGACAGGCAAGCGGCCAGCGGCTATCTGCAACTGCAGATTGCGCTGGAGGATAGTACGCCGGAAACGGAGTTGCTATTTGCTTCAGCTGCATTGGGTCTGCGCAGCGTGGCGGCTGAGCATCCGCTGAGGGTGCAGGTGAGAACCGAGGGCGATTGA
- a CDS encoding DUF4234 domain-containing protein — translation MSDSTTERPSPVFVIVLSIVTCGIYLFFWYYRTYEDLGKLCGRTPTGNGYWMDLLLTVVTFGLWSVYVDYTISERLNEMQQRASMPENDTRIPVVILDVAGIVTGYLTGVISCAIHQDQINKAAAALQAAGLSTPPAKTAAEGGDAAGSNPWGR, via the coding sequence ATGAGTGATTCGACCACGGAACGCCCCAGCCCAGTCTTTGTAATAGTACTCTCTATAGTGACCTGTGGGATCTATTTATTTTTCTGGTACTATCGAACCTACGAGGACCTGGGCAAACTCTGCGGGCGGACTCCTACCGGCAATGGCTACTGGATGGATCTGCTACTGACCGTCGTCACTTTCGGATTGTGGAGCGTCTACGTCGACTATACGATTTCAGAACGGCTCAACGAAATGCAGCAGCGCGCCAGTATGCCGGAAAATGACACGCGCATCCCGGTTGTCATCCTCGACGTTGCTGGAATCGTCACGGGTTATCTGACCGGCGTAATCTCCTGCGCCATCCACCAGGATCAAATCAACAAGGCTGCGGCCGCTTTGCAGGCTGCCGGTTTGTCGACGCCTCCGGCGAAGACGGCCGCCGAGGGCGGCGACGCCGCCGGGAGCAATCCCTGGGGCCGCTAG
- the proB gene encoding glutamate 5-kinase: MDRFSYLEKLRIRRLVIKVGTSSITSAAASDGIDAQMMASLVEEIASLRQQGIEVILVSSGAVGAGRRLIAESFQRPAPSNPGIVRRQALSAIGQSHLMARYGAAFQPAGIPVAQLLLTARDFRDRRAYLNIGHAIDELQSMGALPIVNENDTVSTDELQFGDNDMLSAAVAALFRADLLVILTSVEGFLLGQTRLPEITNFTAQVRAAAGGPEGPGRGGMETKLRAGELCLMAGAALAILPARAPRPLSALLQGQDIGTLVYGATPARLSARKRWLLFARTEGAVCIDAGAEQALRERGSSLLAAGVRRLRGRFLAGDLVEMESLSGAPLGRGIINYSYREVGAMLGLSGKEIQARGLLQRAGELIHRNNLILERRD, translated from the coding sequence ATGGATCGCTTTAGCTATCTGGAAAAACTCCGAATTCGTCGTCTGGTCATCAAGGTCGGAACTTCCAGCATAACCAGCGCCGCCGCGTCCGATGGCATCGACGCACAAATGATGGCATCGCTGGTCGAGGAGATTGCCTCGCTGCGGCAACAAGGTATTGAGGTCATTCTGGTTTCCAGCGGCGCGGTGGGCGCCGGCCGACGATTGATTGCAGAAAGTTTCCAGCGGCCGGCTCCGTCCAACCCGGGCATTGTTCGCCGTCAGGCGCTTTCAGCCATCGGACAGAGCCATCTGATGGCGCGCTATGGCGCCGCCTTTCAGCCGGCGGGCATTCCGGTTGCACAATTGTTGCTCACGGCGCGAGATTTTCGCGATCGCAGGGCCTATCTGAACATCGGTCACGCTATTGACGAATTGCAGAGCATGGGTGCGCTGCCGATTGTTAACGAGAACGACACCGTCTCCACCGACGAGCTGCAGTTTGGCGACAACGATATGCTTTCGGCGGCCGTGGCTGCGCTTTTCCGCGCCGATCTGCTGGTTATTTTGACTTCCGTAGAAGGCTTCTTGTTGGGCCAGACTCGCCTGCCAGAAATTACCAACTTCACGGCGCAAGTGCGGGCGGCGGCGGGCGGACCGGAAGGTCCCGGTCGCGGCGGTATGGAAACCAAGCTGCGCGCCGGGGAGCTCTGTCTGATGGCCGGCGCCGCGCTGGCTATCTTGCCGGCCCGGGCCCCGCGGCCGCTGAGCGCCTTGCTGCAGGGCCAGGACATTGGTACGCTGGTATATGGCGCGACGCCGGCGCGTCTGAGTGCGCGCAAGCGCTGGCTGTTGTTTGCACGCACCGAAGGCGCTGTCTGCATTGACGCCGGCGCTGAACAGGCCTTGCGCGAGCGCGGTTCTTCGCTGCTGGCCGCCGGCGTGCGCAGATTGCGCGGTCGATTTCTGGCCGGCGACCTGGTCGAAATGGAAAGCCTTTCTGGCGCCCCGCTGGGACGGGGCATCATCAACTACAGCTACCGCGAGGTAGGGGCCATGCTTGGGCTTTCTGGAAAAGAAATTCAAGCGCGCGGCCTCTTACAGCGCGCCGGGGAACTGATCCATCGTAACAACTTGATTCTAGAACGCCGCGATTGA
- a CDS encoding glutamate-5-semialdehyde dehydrogenase translates to MTAITQNATSEADASVSQFAPQAETIARAARGAFRRLRQASLAMRNDTLRRLAGALVSAEGLQSVLAANQRDLAQAAADQLRSNLVDRLKLSESRLADMARSLEEIASFPDPLGEVILGRTLPNGIEMLQRRTPLGVVFTIFESRPNVTIDIAALCVKSGNCAILRGGKEAIHSNRALAALFAQAASDAGLPPDSVQLVDNVDRHLMQALLLRDDLIDLAVPRGGEQLIRFVNAHTRIPVIKHDRGVCNLYIDQSAAPEQALAIAINSKLQRSSVCNAIENLVIHKDYPWARELLAGLAAAGAVLLGCARTRAFFPAATPIEDEDAAYSEEFLDERLSVKIVDGQDEAMDFIYRYGSGHSEGIVARESAAIEAFQKACDSAAVFVNCSTRFHDGGQMGFGAEVGISTGRLHVRGPMGLRDLTTTSYLMRGEGQVRT, encoded by the coding sequence ATGACGGCGATCACACAAAATGCTACATCAGAAGCGGACGCTTCCGTCAGTCAATTTGCGCCCCAGGCCGAAACCATTGCTCGCGCCGCGCGTGGAGCATTTCGCCGTCTGCGGCAGGCTTCGCTGGCCATGCGCAATGACACGCTGCGGCGCCTGGCCGGGGCGCTGGTTTCGGCCGAGGGCCTCCAGAGCGTACTTGCCGCCAACCAAAGGGACCTGGCTCAGGCTGCCGCCGATCAGTTGCGCTCCAATCTTGTCGATCGCCTGAAGCTCAGCGAGTCGCGGCTGGCAGATATGGCGCGCTCGCTGGAGGAGATTGCCTCCTTTCCAGACCCGCTTGGCGAAGTGATCCTCGGTCGCACCCTGCCCAATGGCATCGAAATGCTGCAACGTCGTACGCCGCTGGGCGTTGTCTTTACCATCTTTGAATCGCGGCCCAATGTAACGATCGATATCGCCGCGCTATGCGTCAAAAGCGGCAATTGTGCAATTCTGCGCGGCGGCAAAGAGGCGATCCACAGCAATCGTGCGCTGGCAGCGCTCTTTGCGCAGGCGGCAAGCGATGCCGGGTTGCCGCCAGACTCGGTGCAGCTGGTTGACAATGTTGACCGCCACTTGATGCAGGCGCTACTGCTGCGCGATGATCTCATTGATCTGGCGGTGCCGCGCGGCGGGGAGCAGCTGATTCGCTTCGTTAACGCGCACACCAGGATCCCGGTGATCAAGCACGACCGGGGCGTTTGCAACCTGTACATCGACCAGAGCGCTGCGCCGGAGCAGGCGCTGGCCATTGCAATCAATTCCAAGCTGCAACGCAGCTCCGTTTGCAACGCCATCGAAAACCTGGTGATTCACAAGGATTACCCCTGGGCCCGCGAGCTTCTGGCGGGACTGGCCGCTGCCGGGGCTGTACTGCTGGGCTGTGCGCGAACGCGCGCGTTTTTTCCGGCGGCGACGCCAATTGAGGACGAAGACGCCGCTTACTCCGAGGAGTTCCTCGATGAGCGTCTTTCGGTTAAGATCGTCGATGGACAGGACGAAGCCATGGATTTCATATACCGCTACGGTAGCGGGCACAGCGAAGGCATTGTGGCGCGGGAGTCAGCGGCGATCGAGGCTTTTCAGAAGGCCTGTGATAGCGCTGCCGTCTTTGTAAATTGCAGCACGCGCTTCCATGATGGCGGACAGATGGGTTTTGGCGCTGAAGTGGGCATCTCGACCGGTCGTTTGCATGTTCGCGGACCAATGGGACTTCGCGATTTGACCACGACCAGCTACTTGATGCGCGGCGAGGGTCAAGTTCGCACTTGA
- a CDS encoding LytR C-terminal domain-containing protein: MPPQLKRALWIAGIGLAVFFGLMAYNRATSNSIDLRLGESAPFAVRFAITEEDGSLPVVGQAVFFPTRKRLLLYFANTDARFDASGDLLSSMSPSGADRFSQYTDLGSEYHLHISRPQLGRLLDLGEGLSMFLEAPLVFENARFQYPDGLRIMPGEQALEYALARRKMERGSEYLSGVERLYRVESLLLTLFWNAAEFAHKLDSAAVQHSAVGLLDTNMNPEELASLFGYIVGRSELEISCLELPLDFVPGPGGGKLLVKETRSRVLFSEFVENLNAGRLNQDTFPVEVLNGTEVGGQARRVKQFLQDRALPVLNAGNYPLKPLASSYIVDRSGNTYAPRRVLELTGMDRTRVAFGRAAANVSVSLLIGEDFNPKHLH, encoded by the coding sequence ATGCCCCCGCAGCTAAAGCGCGCCTTGTGGATCGCAGGCATCGGGCTGGCTGTCTTCTTCGGCTTGATGGCTTACAATCGAGCCACATCGAACTCCATCGACCTCCGCCTGGGCGAAAGCGCGCCTTTTGCAGTACGCTTTGCAATCACGGAAGAGGATGGTTCGCTTCCGGTGGTAGGGCAGGCCGTTTTCTTTCCAACACGAAAGCGCCTGTTGCTCTACTTTGCCAACACCGATGCCCGCTTTGACGCCTCCGGCGATTTGCTGTCGTCCATGAGTCCTTCTGGCGCCGACCGTTTCTCCCAGTATACCGACCTTGGCAGCGAGTATCACCTTCATATTTCGCGGCCCCAGCTGGGCAGACTGCTCGATCTGGGCGAGGGCCTGTCGATGTTCCTGGAGGCGCCGCTGGTTTTCGAGAATGCGCGTTTTCAGTATCCCGATGGTCTGCGCATCATGCCAGGCGAGCAGGCCCTGGAATACGCGCTGGCGCGCAGGAAAATGGAGCGCGGCAGCGAGTACCTGTCCGGAGTGGAGCGCCTCTACCGCGTTGAGTCGTTGCTGCTAACGCTCTTCTGGAACGCAGCCGAATTTGCGCACAAACTGGACAGCGCTGCCGTCCAGCACAGCGCCGTTGGTTTGCTGGATACCAACATGAATCCAGAGGAGCTGGCCAGCCTCTTTGGCTATATCGTCGGGCGCAGCGAGCTCGAAATCAGTTGTCTTGAATTGCCGCTGGACTTCGTGCCAGGACCTGGCGGCGGGAAGTTGCTGGTAAAGGAGACGCGATCCAGAGTGCTCTTCAGTGAATTTGTAGAGAATCTGAATGCCGGGCGCTTGAATCAGGACACATTCCCTGTCGAGGTGCTCAATGGCACGGAGGTTGGCGGTCAGGCCCGTCGCGTGAAGCAATTCCTGCAGGATCGCGCCCTGCCAGTACTCAACGCCGGCAACTATCCGCTGAAGCCGCTTGCTTCCAGTTACATCGTCGATCGATCCGGCAATACCTACGCCCCTCGTCGGGTTCTAGAATTGACAGGGATGGATCGCACCCGAGTCGCCTTTGGGCGGGCCGCCGCAAATGTCAGCGTGTCCTTGTTGATTGGCGAGGACTTCAATCCTAAACACTTACATTAA
- a CDS encoding GFA family protein codes for MNRGYPPVYKGSCLCGRVRFRVKGPLSEPTACHCRQCRKHSGHFDVSTNVPRSSLKIFGAEQLSWYCSSSAIRRGFCSVCGSSLFWDPIDQEHISISMGAFDGRTDTELEKPIFVESKGDYYQLTDGLPQFAEWD; via the coding sequence TTGAACCGGGGGTATCCGCCGGTGTATAAGGGATCCTGCCTTTGTGGACGCGTCCGTTTCAGGGTCAAGGGCCCGCTCTCCGAACCGACAGCCTGCCATTGCCGCCAGTGCCGAAAACATTCGGGACACTTCGATGTTTCCACAAACGTGCCGCGAAGCAGTTTGAAGATATTCGGCGCTGAACAGCTGAGCTGGTATTGCTCGTCGTCGGCGATTCGCAGGGGATTTTGTTCGGTGTGCGGATCGTCTCTGTTCTGGGATCCAATAGATCAGGAGCATATTTCGATTTCAATGGGCGCCTTTGATGGTCGCACTGATACAGAACTTGAGAAACCGATATTCGTTGAGAGCAAGGGCGACTATTACCAGCTCACAGATGGCTTGCCGCAATTTGCAGAGTGGGACTGA
- the nadD gene encoding nicotinate (nicotinamide) nucleotide adenylyltransferase: MLFWKRMRRPLRKYKPVERLLFGGSFDPPHRGHLAMVRFALQQGLCDDLDICPAALSPFKTLSPPASAAERKRMLELALGDIALEIDEHRDRIRILDLELQRGGPSFTAQTLRDLRLEFPDTRIGLLLGSDSFLSLERWRNFQDILFHHTLLVFRRSEDRQEMLQNTARRFKHQYSNCGPEIRILDNPLVEASSRETRAALAEGLESPALSRMLSPAVLQHIRQQGLYRAAAGDRRSA; the protein is encoded by the coding sequence ATGTTATTCTGGAAACGCATGCGCCGACCGCTGCGCAAGTATAAGCCTGTGGAACGGCTGCTTTTTGGCGGCTCCTTTGATCCGCCGCATCGCGGTCATCTGGCGATGGTGCGCTTTGCCTTGCAGCAAGGTCTGTGCGATGACCTGGACATCTGTCCGGCGGCCCTGTCGCCCTTTAAGACGCTCTCCCCGCCGGCCTCCGCTGCCGAGCGCAAACGCATGCTGGAGCTCGCCCTTGGCGATATTGCTCTGGAAATCGACGAGCATCGCGATCGCATCCGTATTCTGGACCTGGAACTGCAGCGTGGCGGCCCAAGCTTCACAGCACAGACCTTGCGCGATCTACGCCTGGAATTTCCAGATACGCGCATCGGCCTGTTGCTGGGCTCGGACTCTTTTCTGAGCCTGGAACGCTGGCGCAATTTCCAGGATATCCTGTTTCATCACACCTTGCTGGTTTTTCGTCGATCAGAGGATCGCCAGGAAATGTTGCAGAATACGGCGCGCCGTTTCAAGCACCAGTACAGCAACTGCGGACCAGAGATCCGGATCCTGGACAACCCGCTGGTTGAAGCGTCCAGCCGGGAAACCAGAGCGGCCCTGGCCGAGGGCCTGGAGTCGCCGGCCTTGAGCCGCATGTTGAGTCCGGCGGTATTGCAGCACATCCGGCAACAGGGTCTCTACCGAGCCGCCGCTGGCGACCGGCGCAGCGCCTGA
- the rplU gene encoding 50S ribosomal protein L21 yields MYAYIRLGGHQHRVEKDMILLAELSGQEAGKEFTCSDVLVVGEGESVKVGKPTVAGAQVQLKVLEIIRSPKVSGMKFKRRKGFTRRLGHRQQLQKLQVVAIKG; encoded by the coding sequence ATGTACGCTTACATCAGACTTGGCGGCCATCAGCACCGTGTAGAAAAAGACATGATTCTCCTGGCTGAGCTCAGCGGGCAGGAGGCAGGGAAAGAATTTACCTGCAGCGATGTCCTGGTCGTAGGCGAGGGCGAGTCTGTAAAGGTGGGCAAGCCGACGGTAGCCGGGGCTCAAGTTCAGCTCAAGGTTCTGGAAATCATTCGCTCGCCAAAGGTCAGCGGAATGAAGTTCAAGCGTCGCAAGGGCTTTACCCGCCGTCTGGGCCACCGCCAGCAGCTGCAGAAGCTACAGGTCGTGGCCATCAAGGGCTGA
- the rpmA gene encoding 50S ribosomal protein L27 produces MAHKKGGGSTRNGRDSNPKMLGVKRYGGQHVLAGNILVRQRGTRIHAGKNVGVGRDHTLFALATGVVKFEHINRKKKQVSIIPQAASAN; encoded by the coding sequence ATGGCGCACAAGAAGGGCGGCGGATCTACACGAAACGGACGCGATTCCAATCCCAAAATGCTGGGAGTGAAGCGTTATGGCGGGCAGCATGTACTGGCCGGCAATATCCTGGTGCGCCAGCGCGGAACCAGGATTCACGCCGGAAAGAACGTGGGCGTTGGCCGCGACCATACGCTGTTTGCGCTGGCTACCGGCGTGGTAAAGTTTGAGCACATCAATCGCAAGAAGAAGCAAGTCAGCATCATCCCGCAGGCTGCGTCCGCAAACTGA